From the Streptococcus sp. 29887 genome, one window contains:
- a CDS encoding ABC transporter ATP-binding protein, whose translation MLLEINHLEKVYRTRFSKEETRALQDVDFKVEEGEFIAIMGESGSGKTTLLNILATLDKPTRGSVILSNQDITKIKESKLADFRLRNLGFVFQDFNLLDTLSIQDNIFLPLVLARTSHEEMEKRLKVLAPKLRIQDLLKKRPFELSGGQKQRVAIARSLITQPQIVLADEPTAALDYRNSEDLLNLFEEINRDGQTILMVTHSANAASHAKRVLFIKDGRIFHQLYKAGKSNQDFAKEISLNMSALLGGE comes from the coding sequence ATGTTATTAGAAATCAATCATTTAGAAAAAGTTTACCGCACGCGCTTTTCAAAAGAGGAAACTCGTGCCTTGCAAGATGTGGATTTTAAGGTAGAAGAGGGCGAGTTTATCGCTATTATGGGGGAAAGTGGTTCTGGTAAGACGACTTTGCTCAACATTCTAGCAACCCTGGACAAGCCGACGAGGGGCTCTGTTATCTTAAGCAATCAAGACATCACCAAAATCAAGGAAAGCAAGCTGGCAGATTTCCGTTTGCGTAACCTAGGCTTTGTCTTCCAAGATTTTAATCTCTTGGACACCCTGTCCATCCAAGACAATATCTTTTTACCTCTGGTATTGGCCCGTACCAGCCATGAGGAAATGGAAAAACGTTTGAAAGTTTTGGCGCCAAAACTGCGGATTCAAGATTTGCTGAAAAAACGTCCTTTTGAACTATCTGGTGGACAGAAGCAGCGCGTGGCCATTGCCCGTAGTTTGATTACCCAGCCACAGATTGTCCTAGCAGACGAACCGACGGCGGCTCTAGATTATCGCAATTCAGAGGACTTGCTGAATTTGTTTGAAGAGATTAACCGTGACGGCCAAACCATTCTCATGGTGACCCACTCAGCCAACGCAGCCAGTCATGCCAAACGGGTTCTCTTTATCAAGGACGGTCGCATTTTCCATCAACTATACAAGGCAGGCAAGAGCAATCAAGACTTTGCCAAGGAAATTTCGCTCAATATGTCTGCACTTTTAGGGGGTGAGTAG
- a CDS encoding NisI/SpaI family lantibiotic immunity lipoprotein, with protein MKKKVFSLLALGSIMLTACSSSSASLSFDEGYQTFHYKRKDYAVSKQEVAEDSIQGTEVQFMEWPVVKEEGAVKKTVSLNNLYVTTSNDWAIGVQDGYYKVDLEDNIAESDRIDYQALLDTVDLSKENN; from the coding sequence ATGAAAAAGAAAGTATTTAGCTTGCTGGCTTTGGGCAGTATAATGCTAACCGCTTGTTCTTCCTCTTCAGCAAGCCTTAGCTTTGATGAGGGTTATCAAACCTTTCATTACAAGAGAAAAGACTATGCCGTTAGCAAACAGGAAGTTGCCGAAGATAGTATTCAAGGAACAGAAGTTCAGTTTATGGAATGGCCCGTTGTCAAAGAAGAAGGGGCAGTGAAAAAGACAGTATCCTTGAATAATCTCTATGTAACCACTAGCAATGACTGGGCCATCGGTGTCCAGGATGGTTATTATAAGGTGGATTTAGAAGATAATATTGCTGAATCAGACCGAATCGACTATCAAGCATTACTTGATACAGTTGATTTATCCAAAGAAAACAATTAG
- a CDS encoding TraX family protein: MKSYNAYQLKLAMACLMVLDHLKIIPDFIPDQLSMVFHMVTRCVAVFFAYMLVEGFLHTRNIKAYLLRLYGAAGLMAAGNTLINSLYQSKDIYIGNNIFLTLAVGLTMLICLKEFKNNSRPRQVIQVVLAGLCLIVGAAFTEGGAVVLPFILITYLGRKTPFKRNLAYILFAFLLLVSSYHPYETIEMTVQMMLYNADWLFILVLPILGLYNGQAGPRTAFSRYFFYIFYPLHLWLLATIAYFL, encoded by the coding sequence GTGAAATCGTATAATGCATATCAACTGAAACTCGCTATGGCTTGCTTAATGGTTTTGGATCATCTAAAAATCATACCAGATTTTATCCCAGACCAACTTAGCATGGTCTTTCACATGGTCACTCGATGTGTTGCAGTCTTTTTTGCCTACATGTTGGTGGAAGGGTTTCTTCATACGAGAAATATCAAAGCCTATCTTTTGCGACTATATGGTGCAGCAGGACTGATGGCCGCTGGAAATACTTTGATAAACAGTCTTTACCAATCAAAAGATATTTACATCGGTAACAATATCTTTCTAACATTGGCTGTTGGATTAACCATGCTTATTTGTTTGAAGGAGTTTAAAAATAATAGTAGACCTCGACAAGTGATTCAAGTTGTCCTAGCTGGTTTGTGCTTGATAGTCGGGGCAGCATTCACAGAAGGAGGGGCAGTTGTCTTACCATTTATTCTCATCACTTACTTAGGTCGTAAGACGCCGTTCAAAAGAAATCTCGCCTACATATTGTTTGCCTTTCTCTTGCTAGTATCTTCCTATCATCCCTATGAAACCATTGAAATGACCGTACAAATGATGCTCTACAATGCAGACTGGCTGTTTATTTTGGTCCTACCAATTCTTGGTCTATATAATGGACAAGCAGGGCCCCGCACAGCGTTTTCACGTTATTTCTTTTACATCTTCTATCCGCTTCATTTGTGGCTACTGGCAACGATCGCCTATTTTCTATAA
- a CDS encoding ATP-grasp domain-containing protein encodes MNYLVISPFYPENFQPFTIELAKKEGVTVLGIGQEPYDQLPEELRHALTEYFRVEDLENIDEVKRAAAFLIYKHGPIDRVESHNEHWLEIDAALREQFNIFGAKPKHLKKTKFKSEMKKYFKKAGVPVVPGVVVKTERDFGRALKNVGFPMIAKPDNGVGASGTFKIENKEDFDRFIENWDRTTVYFFEKFVNSSIITTYDGLLDHDGNVIFETGLTYTHTPFELMQTKKDNAYFIEKELDPKLVEYGRSIIKAFGMRERFFHIEFFKDGDDYIAIEYNNRMAGGFTVEAYNYAHSIDLFRDYANIVTGGDVEERRFDSQYCLVATRRDTTDYVHSADDIHQKFADKIKTVKRMPDAFAELQGNDAYLLVTESKEVLDDMIAYIGLTK; translated from the coding sequence ATGAATTATCTCGTTATTTCCCCTTTTTATCCAGAAAATTTTCAACCTTTCACCATTGAATTGGCTAAAAAAGAAGGCGTTACAGTTCTAGGTATCGGGCAAGAACCCTACGACCAACTGCCTGAGGAGCTCCGCCATGCCCTTACAGAATACTTCCGTGTGGAAGATTTGGAAAATATTGATGAAGTCAAGCGTGCAGCTGCCTTCTTGATATACAAGCATGGTCCGATTGACCGTGTGGAATCCCACAACGAGCATTGGTTGGAAATCGATGCGGCTCTCCGTGAACAATTTAATATCTTTGGAGCTAAGCCAAAACACCTGAAAAAGACTAAATTTAAGTCTGAGATGAAAAAATATTTCAAAAAAGCAGGTGTTCCAGTCGTTCCTGGTGTTGTTGTCAAAACAGAACGTGATTTTGGTAGAGCCTTGAAGAATGTTGGATTCCCCATGATTGCTAAGCCAGATAACGGTGTTGGTGCATCTGGTACCTTCAAAATCGAAAATAAAGAAGATTTTGATCGATTTATTGAAAACTGGGATAGAACCACTGTCTATTTCTTTGAAAAATTCGTCAATTCAAGTATTATCACTACTTATGATGGTTTGTTAGACCATGACGGCAATGTTATTTTTGAAACAGGCTTGACCTATACTCACACACCGTTTGAATTGATGCAAACCAAGAAGGACAATGCCTACTTTATCGAGAAGGAATTAGATCCAAAGTTGGTGGAATATGGCAGATCTATTATCAAGGCATTTGGTATGAGAGAACGTTTCTTCCATATTGAATTTTTCAAGGATGGGGACGACTACATTGCCATTGAATACAATAACCGTATGGCGGGTGGTTTCACAGTTGAAGCTTACAACTATGCCCATTCTATCGACCTTTTCCGTGATTACGCAAACATTGTAACAGGTGGTGATGTTGAAGAAAGACGATTCGATTCACAATACTGCTTGGTGGCAACTCGTCGTGATACAACAGATTATGTCCACTCAGCAGATGATATTCATCAGAAATTTGCTGATAAGATTAAGACTGTTAAACGCATGCCAGACGCCTTTGCGGAATTGCAAGGAAATGATGCCTACCTCCTTGTGACAGAGAGCAAGGAAGTGTTGGATGACATGATTGCCTATATTGGTTTAACAAAATAG
- a CDS encoding esterase family protein, with product MHVEFLSHWSGNLGREMNVNRYGHAGIPVVVFASSGGSYNEYADFGMIEACRGSIEAGHVQFFTLTSYDKESWLADWKSIHDKAEAHRAYERYVIEEAIPFIKHKTGWFDGMMTTGCSMGAYHALNFFLQHPDVFTKVIALSGVYDARFFNNNQDYGNDDAVYQNSPSDYIWNQNDGWFIDKYRQADIIVCTGLGDWEQDGLDSFYNLKRAFEEKNIPAWFDTWGTDVAHDWVWWRKQMPFFLHSIGL from the coding sequence ATGCATGTAGAATTTTTAAGTCATTGGTCAGGAAACCTTGGTCGTGAAATGAACGTCAATCGTTATGGTCACGCAGGTATTCCTGTGGTAGTGTTTGCTTCTTCAGGTGGTTCTTACAATGAGTATGCGGATTTTGGGATGATTGAAGCTTGTCGTGGCTCTATCGAGGCAGGTCATGTTCAATTTTTCACCCTAACCAGTTATGATAAGGAAAGCTGGTTGGCGGACTGGAAATCCATTCATGATAAGGCAGAGGCTCACCGTGCTTATGAGCGCTATGTGATTGAAGAAGCTATTCCATTTATCAAACATAAAACTGGTTGGTTCGACGGTATGATGACGACTGGTTGCTCTATGGGTGCCTACCACGCGCTGAATTTCTTCCTCCAGCATCCAGATGTTTTCACAAAAGTCATCGCGCTTTCAGGTGTCTATGATGCTCGTTTCTTCAACAACAATCAAGACTATGGCAATGACGATGCTGTTTATCAAAACTCACCATCTGACTATATCTGGAACCAAAACGACGGCTGGTTTATTGATAAGTACCGTCAGGCTGATATCATCGTCTGCACAGGTTTGGGCGATTGGGAACAAGACGGCTTGGACTCATTCTATAACCTCAAACGTGCCTTTGAAGAGAAGAATATCCCAGCTTGGTTCGATACCTGGGGCACGGATGTGGCGCACGACTGGGTTTGGTGGAGAAAACAAATGCCATTCTTCCTCCACTCAATCGGACTATAA
- a CDS encoding alpha/beta hydrolase — MNKSYFYLDMKTHELEVPFTTRKRRVRVLLPKGYEEDTDKTYPVVYFHDGQNVLYSKEAFSGHSWKVIPTIKRNPDIAKMIIVAIDNDGAERMHEYAAWKFSEMGIPGVQFGGKGTLYAEFVMDVVKPFIDQTYRTKSDKSHTAMIGSSLGGNITQFMGLAYQDQIGCLGVFSSANWLHQEAFDRYIERQALDKDQRVYIYVGTEEADDTDKTLMAGNIKQSYINSSLTYYRQLIAGGIDLDNIALEVVSGAVHNEEAWAAYLPDCLRFLSEKW, encoded by the coding sequence ATGAATAAGTCCTACTTTTATTTGGATATGAAAACGCATGAATTGGAAGTGCCATTTACTACTAGAAAACGCCGTGTCCGTGTTTTATTGCCAAAAGGATATGAGGAAGATACGGATAAAACCTACCCTGTTGTCTATTTCCATGACGGGCAAAATGTCCTGTACAGTAAAGAAGCCTTTTCAGGACATTCTTGGAAAGTCATTCCGACCATCAAGCGAAATCCTGATATTGCAAAAATGATTATCGTGGCCATTGACAATGATGGTGCCGAACGTATGCACGAATACGCTGCCTGGAAGTTTAGCGAGATGGGTATTCCAGGTGTCCAGTTTGGTGGCAAGGGTACTTTATATGCCGAATTTGTTATGGATGTGGTCAAACCTTTTATTGACCAAACCTATCGCACCAAGTCTGACAAGAGCCACACAGCCATGATTGGCTCATCACTTGGTGGCAACATCACTCAATTTATGGGACTGGCCTACCAGGACCAAATCGGTTGTCTGGGAGTATTTTCATCAGCTAACTGGCTCCATCAAGAAGCTTTTGACCGTTACATTGAGCGACAAGCACTGGATAAGGACCAACGAGTTTATATCTACGTCGGAACAGAAGAAGCGGATGATACAGATAAAACCCTGATGGCAGGTAATATCAAGCAATCTTATATCAATTCCTCGCTAACTTACTACCGTCAATTGATAGCAGGTGGAATTGATTTGGATAATATCGCCTTGGAAGTTGTTTCCGGTGCCGTCCACAACGAAGAAGCTTGGGCAGCTTATCTGCCAGATTGCTTGCGCTTTTTAAGCGAAAAGTGGTAA
- the trmFO gene encoding methylenetetrahydrofolate--tRNA-(uracil(54)-C(5))-methyltransferase (FADH(2)-oxidizing) TrmFO, whose translation MSQTHINVIGAGLAGSEAAYQIAKRGIPVKLYEMRGVKPTPQHKTDKFAELVCSNSFRGDSLTNAVGLLKEEMRRLDSIIMRAGEAHRVPAGGAMAMDRENFSQAVTDEIHNHPLIEVIRGEITEIPEDAITVIATGPLTSDALAEKIHALNGGDGFYFYDAAAPIVDSSTINMDLVYLKSRYDKGEAAYLNAPMNKEQFTAFYEALISAEEAPLNSFEKEKYFEGCMPIEVMAKRGIKTMLYGPMKPVGLEYPEDYKGPRDGEYKTPYAVVQLRQDNAAGSLYNIVGFQTHLKWGEQKRVFQMIPGLENAEFVRYGVMHRNSYMDSPNLLEQTFATKKNPNLFFAGQMTGVEGYVESAASGLVAGINAVRRFRGEEPVIFPQTTAIGALPFYITHTESKHFQPMNVNFGIIKELDGPRIRDKKERYEAIAERSLKDLEEFLTY comes from the coding sequence ATGTCTCAAACCCACATTAACGTTATCGGAGCTGGTTTGGCCGGCTCAGAAGCTGCTTATCAGATTGCCAAGCGTGGCATTCCTGTCAAACTCTACGAGATGCGAGGTGTCAAGCCGACGCCCCAGCACAAGACCGACAAGTTTGCCGAGCTTGTTTGTTCCAACTCCTTCCGCGGTGATAGTTTGACCAATGCTGTCGGTCTTCTCAAGGAAGAAATGCGTCGCTTGGATTCCATCATCATGCGTGCTGGAGAGGCTCACCGTGTTCCTGCCGGTGGTGCTATGGCCATGGACCGTGAGAATTTCTCCCAAGCGGTCACAGATGAGATTCACAATCATCCATTGATTGAGGTCATTCGCGGTGAGATTACAGAAATCCCTGAAGATGCTATCACAGTCATCGCGACGGGACCTTTGACATCTGACGCCTTGGCGGAGAAGATTCACGCGCTCAATGGTGGCGACGGTTTTTACTTCTACGATGCGGCAGCACCAATTGTGGATAGCTCGACCATTAACATGGATTTGGTTTATCTCAAGTCCCGGTATGACAAGGGAGAGGCTGCCTATCTCAATGCTCCGATGAACAAGGAGCAATTCACCGCTTTCTATGAGGCCTTGATTTCTGCAGAGGAAGCACCGCTCAACTCCTTTGAAAAAGAAAAATACTTTGAGGGCTGTATGCCTATTGAGGTCATGGCCAAACGTGGTATCAAAACCATGTTGTATGGTCCGATGAAGCCAGTTGGTTTGGAATATCCAGAAGACTACAAGGGACCTCGTGATGGCGAATACAAGACACCTTACGCCGTTGTTCAACTCCGTCAGGACAACGCAGCTGGCAGCCTCTACAATATCGTAGGCTTCCAAACCCATCTCAAATGGGGTGAGCAGAAGCGGGTCTTCCAGATGATTCCAGGACTTGAAAATGCTGAATTTGTCCGTTATGGTGTTATGCACCGCAATTCCTACATGGATTCACCAAATCTATTGGAACAGACCTTTGCCACCAAGAAAAATCCAAATCTTTTCTTTGCAGGTCAAATGACAGGAGTAGAAGGCTATGTCGAGTCTGCCGCTTCTGGCTTAGTGGCCGGTATCAATGCTGTTCGTCGCTTCCGTGGCGAAGAACCCGTCATCTTCCCACAGACCACAGCTATCGGAGCTCTGCCATTCTACATCACCCACACGGAAAGCAAGCACTTCCAGCCTATGAATGTCAACTTTGGCATCATCAAGGAGCTGGACGGTCCGCGGATCCGCGATAAGAAGGAGCGTTATGAGGCAATAGCAGAGCGTTCTCTCAAGGACTTGGAAGAGTTTTTGACTTACTAA
- a CDS encoding YybH family protein, producing MVNRIEKVLELYKQAVLEKDLDLMLSLYCDDVLIYDVARQWSLSGKKDLADMVTSWFQEIATDRVEVSYSNLEIQSSQTCAFAYFDTSFSKIGKEQSVTDRFTLGFIYDQGWKIKHQHASHPL from the coding sequence ATGGTAAATAGGATTGAGAAAGTATTGGAATTATATAAGCAAGCTGTCTTGGAAAAGGATTTGGATCTCATGTTGTCCCTGTATTGTGACGATGTTTTGATTTACGATGTGGCTAGGCAGTGGTCTTTGTCTGGTAAGAAGGACTTGGCAGATATGGTGACTTCTTGGTTTCAAGAAATTGCGACGGATAGGGTAGAAGTGAGCTATTCAAATCTGGAAATTCAGTCTTCCCAGACCTGTGCCTTTGCCTATTTTGATACCAGCTTTTCAAAAATTGGAAAAGAGCAGTCTGTCACAGACCGTTTCACACTAGGCTTTATTTATGACCAAGGTTGGAAAATCAAGCACCAACACGCTAGTCACCCTTTATAA
- a CDS encoding DUF4298 domain-containing protein, whose protein sequence is MDVKWQSRQRVEQMESIFHSQFQLVSALQSLLEQVETSQQAYLKLLDYYQSPTFLEDMDLADRGEFKHLTCGVLSEDGVYNLLIDRKELAAKLRECANFLDA, encoded by the coding sequence ATGGATGTAAAATGGCAGAGCAGGCAACGTGTTGAGCAGATGGAAAGCATATTTCATTCCCAATTCCAGCTCGTTTCAGCATTGCAATCCCTTCTAGAACAGGTCGAAACAAGCCAGCAAGCATATCTGAAATTACTGGACTATTACCAAAGTCCGACCTTCCTAGAAGATATGGACTTGGCTGATAGAGGGGAATTTAAACATCTTACCTGCGGTGTCTTGAGTGAAGATGGTGTCTATAATCTGCTTATAGATAGAAAAGAATTAGCAGCCAAGCTAAGAGAATGTGCAAATTTTCTGGATGCGTAA
- the pcp gene encoding pyroglutamyl-peptidase I, translating into MKILVTGFDPFGGESINPALETIKSLPPTIAGAEIIIVEVPTVFDKAARVLEEKMAEFQPDVVLCIGQAGGRVDLTPERVAINQDDARIPDNEGQQPIDRTIRPDGPAAYFSTLPIKAMVEAIRSAGIPASVSNTAGTFVCNHLMYQALYLAEKSFPNTKAGFLHIPYLPEQVLDKPGVPSMSLEVIVKGIEAAISAIVAYADKEDIKTVGGATH; encoded by the coding sequence ATGAAAATTTTAGTAACAGGTTTTGATCCCTTTGGTGGTGAGTCTATCAATCCAGCTTTAGAAACCATCAAGTCCTTACCCCCTACCATAGCAGGTGCAGAGATTATAATTGTCGAAGTTCCGACTGTTTTTGATAAGGCTGCTCGTGTTCTGGAAGAAAAAATGGCAGAATTTCAACCTGATGTAGTGCTTTGCATTGGACAAGCAGGGGGACGTGTAGATTTGACACCCGAGCGCGTGGCCATTAACCAGGATGACGCTCGCATTCCAGACAATGAGGGACAGCAGCCAATTGACAGAACCATCCGTCCAGATGGCCCAGCAGCATATTTTTCAACCCTGCCAATCAAGGCCATGGTCGAAGCCATTCGTTCTGCTGGCATTCCAGCTTCTGTTTCCAATACTGCCGGCACTTTTGTTTGCAACCATCTCATGTATCAGGCCCTATATCTGGCTGAAAAATCTTTTCCTAATACTAAGGCAGGCTTCCTCCATATTCCCTATCTTCCTGAACAGGTATTGGACAAGCCAGGTGTTCCGTCCATGTCCCTTGAGGTGATTGTCAAAGGGATAGAAGCGGCCATTTCAGCCATTGTAGCCTATGCGGACAAGGAAGACATCAAAACTGTTGGAGGGGCGACGCATTGA
- a CDS encoding class I SAM-dependent methyltransferase, giving the protein MKIIVTTSLRMNQNLILQAREIAAQLNLDYQDRRKRSVQSILAETEADAVLVVYQDQLVLEEKNGQRFFFHPDTAILRIKSGRDPLLELLGPDKHTVLDCTMGLASDSIVLASAGHQVTALESSQLIHFMVSRGLKEFDSGNEAVNQAMRSIQTIWTDSLTYLLTQADQSVDVIYVDPMFSQEIKESDNLDGLKPFANYSALSEDFLKECRRVARRKIIIKAHFRDEVFEEFGFERHVRPNQKFHYGEIILEEIDENFSNRF; this is encoded by the coding sequence ATGAAAATAATCGTCACAACCAGTCTTCGTATGAACCAAAACCTGATTTTACAGGCTCGGGAAATAGCAGCGCAGCTCAATCTAGACTATCAAGACCGTCGTAAGAGGTCAGTCCAGTCCATTCTAGCAGAAACAGAAGCTGACGCGGTGCTTGTGGTCTATCAGGACCAGCTAGTTTTGGAAGAAAAAAATGGACAACGCTTCTTTTTCCACCCTGACACAGCTATCTTGCGTATCAAGTCTGGAAGGGATCCGCTTTTGGAATTGCTAGGACCTGATAAACATACCGTCCTTGACTGTACCATGGGGCTGGCTTCTGATAGTATTGTCCTAGCTAGTGCGGGACATCAGGTGACAGCCTTGGAAAGTTCACAGCTTATTCATTTTATGGTGAGCCGCGGCCTGAAAGAGTTTGATAGTGGCAATGAAGCGGTTAATCAAGCCATGCGCTCTATTCAGACGATTTGGACGGACAGTCTGACTTACTTACTGACACAAGCAGACCAGTCAGTCGATGTGATTTATGTTGATCCCATGTTTTCGCAGGAGATAAAGGAATCGGATAATCTTGATGGTCTGAAACCATTTGCCAATTATTCGGCCCTGTCTGAAGATTTTTTGAAAGAATGCAGGCGTGTGGCCAGAAGAAAAATCATTATCAAGGCTCATTTTAGAGATGAAGTTTTTGAAGAATTCGGCTTTGAACGTCATGTCAGACCAAATCAAAAATTTCATTATGGAGAAATCATTTTGGAGGAAATTGATGAAAATTTTAGTAACAGGTTTTGA
- the ifs gene encoding NAD glycohydrolase toxin immunity factor, with product MKDYQPVKTGWELEKYKQAIKEGKEDEVFLGDGEFMIRHRESFFEGITDMEVLIRYCLFPLYEEGDRDIVRRTENILKDFVASGEINKLYQVSQYFKIQKWLLSSYNNLPFIIELEQFVPIFFEKVVKMPLETESVRYGAVCAWMSETPEFLEYDKTTIDRIMNKLKELANKPQVVPSLEEIFPIELDPTKIDSIGVIENHLEMLLLDSNKWRKPLEKQHLLKLQEKLNNYIHFIESKQYVESYGDDFTEKVINLTFQYAPSDNGLAFLVQVQKVLQPTDIRLKVVVPE from the coding sequence ATGAAAGACTATCAGCCAGTTAAAACAGGTTGGGAACTTGAGAAATATAAGCAAGCCATAAAAGAAGGTAAAGAGGATGAAGTGTTTCTTGGTGATGGCGAATTTATGATTCGTCATCGAGAATCTTTCTTTGAAGGTATTACAGATATGGAGGTTTTGATAAGATACTGTTTGTTTCCTTTGTATGAAGAGGGAGATAGAGATATCGTTCGTCGCACAGAAAATATTCTAAAAGATTTTGTAGCAAGTGGTGAGATAAATAAATTGTATCAGGTCTCTCAATATTTTAAAATTCAGAAATGGTTATTAAGTAGCTACAATAACCTTCCTTTTATTATTGAACTTGAACAATTTGTTCCGATTTTTTTTGAAAAAGTTGTCAAGATGCCTTTGGAAACAGAATCGGTTCGATATGGAGCGGTTTGTGCTTGGATGAGTGAAACACCAGAATTTCTTGAGTATGACAAAACAACAATTGATAGGATTATGAATAAGCTTAAGGAATTAGCCAACAAACCCCAAGTAGTCCCATCTCTTGAAGAAATTTTTCCGATTGAACTTGATCCAACCAAAATTGATTCTATAGGAGTTATAGAAAATCATTTGGAAATGTTATTGCTAGATAGCAACAAATGGCGAAAACCACTAGAAAAACAACACCTCCTCAAACTCCAAGAAAAGCTGAACAACTACATTCACTTTATCGAAAGCAAGCAATATGTGGAAAGTTACGGGGATGACTTTACAGAAAAAGTTATCAACCTGACTTTTCAGTATGCCCCATCAGACAATGGTCTTGCTTTCCTTGTGCAAGTTCAAAAAGTACTGCAACCGACAGATATTCGTTTGAAGGTTGTAGTGCCAGAGTAG
- a CDS encoding DUF6572 domain-containing protein, with the protein MEITGTNSKIKFVLDDGMIVTADGELLTGRKFYVYTSTMVYESNNQKLTNVEKRKIIVEAQQRTSESAMTLVFDEITPEKNNFYDLDTTTIDSLGVVDGHLELLLADGNEWLPDTEQDHLLKLQKKLNNYIHFIESKQYVEGYGDDFTEKVINLTFQYAPSDNGLAFLVQVQKVLQPTDIHLKVVVPE; encoded by the coding sequence ATGGAAATTACAGGAACAAATTCAAAAATTAAATTTGTATTAGATGATGGGATGATAGTTACTGCTGATGGAGAATTATTAACAGGTAGGAAATTCTATGTTTATACCTCTACAATGGTTTATGAGAGTAATAATCAAAAACTCACCAATGTTGAGAAAAGAAAGATTATTGTCGAAGCCCAACAAAGAACGTCGGAATCAGCTATGACGCTTGTGTTTGATGAAATCACACCCGAAAAAAATAATTTCTATGATTTGGATACAACAACCATCGACTCTCTCGGCGTTGTAGACGGTCATCTTGAATTATTACTAGCAGATGGGAACGAATGGCTTCCTGACACTGAACAAGACCACCTCCTCAAACTCCAGAAGAAGCTGAACAACTACATTCACTTTATCGAAAGCAAGCAGTATGTGGAAGGTTACGGTGATGACTTTACAGAAAAAGTTATCAATCTTACTTTCCAGTATGCTCCGTCGGATAACGGTCTTGCTTTCCTTGTGCAAGTTCAAAAAGTTCTACAGCCAACAGATATTCATTTGAAGGTTGTTGTGCCAGAGTAG
- a CDS encoding ABC transporter: protein MIEEVIDAINGLIYLIEKFKINGLQVQVDYLKHLEQELIENSVPNLTKRQRMTIYNQLFPPRGGLSDINYWTNDFESRKQINEQLNTLKTVISDYLLLD from the coding sequence ATGATAGAAGAAGTAATTGATGCAATTAATGGACTTATTTATTTAATTGAAAAGTTTAAAATAAATGGTTTACAAGTTCAAGTAGATTATTTAAAACATCTAGAGCAGGAATTAATAGAAAATTCTGTTCCTAACCTGACTAAAAGACAAAGAATGACTATCTATAATCAATTGTTTCCGCCAAGAGGAGGTCTTTCTGATATAAATTATTGGACAAATGATTTTGAGTCAAGAAAACAGATTAATGAACAACTTAATACTTTGAAAACGGTGATTTCGGACTATCTACTATTGGATTAG